In Alteromonas macleodii, the sequence TAAGTCAGATTGTGAAGTCATCGAAACCGACTCAACGGTTGAGTGTTTAGCTCAGTATCTTCTTGAAGAACAAAAGAAGCGCACGCCTGATGGAGTTTGCCAAGTAATCGCCTATGAAGGCGTGGGTAAAGGCGCTACGGTTAAAGGCTAGCGTTAGCAGAAAGCAGTAAAGGACAGGGCACAATATGGCTACCACACATACTAAAGGCACGTTAACTAACCCAATAATCAGCGTAATAACAAGAGCGTTGGGTAAGAAAATTCCAAGTGCATTAACGTGTATTTTTGCAATGGGTGTAATTACCGTAAGCCCTGTTGCGACTGCGGCAATTGCTACGAATAATGATACTGAAATATCGTCTGACCCAGCCCAAGATAAAAACCCGATTGAAGTTTCGCTAAATGGTAAATTTACCCAAGGCGCCTTGTTACGTGGTCAGGCACCAGCAGGCGCTACGGTCACTCTTAATGGCGAGCCAGTGCAGACAAACAAGGACGGCAAATTTGTTGTGGGTTTTGAAAGAGAAGCACCTCTTCAGCAACGTTTAATAGTGAAGCTAGATAATGGTAAAACGTGGAAACGCGACATCACCCTTGAAAAGCGCGAGTACAATATTCAGCGCATTGATGGTTTAGAGCAGAAAATGGTTACGCCGCCTGCTGAGGTAACTGCACGGATAAAACGAGATAACGTCAACGTTGGCAAAGCGCGCAGCGGAAATAGCGATTTAGACGCTTTATTCACCCGTTTTGAGTGGCCAGCTAAAGGTAGAATATCTGGCGTGTATGGTAGTCAACGCATATTAAATGGTGTGCCGAAATGGCCGCATTACGGCGTAGATATCGCTAACAAAACAGGCACCCCCGTATATGCGCCTGTGGATGGTGTGGTTACCATGGCCGACGATCTCTATTACTCAGGTAACACCCTGATTCTAGACCACGGTATGCGTGTTTTTTCAACGTTTTTGCATATGGATAGCTTCACAGTTGAGGTAGGCGATACCGTC encodes:
- a CDS encoding M23 family metallopeptidase; translation: MGVITVSPVATAAIATNNDTEISSDPAQDKNPIEVSLNGKFTQGALLRGQAPAGATVTLNGEPVQTNKDGKFVVGFEREAPLQQRLIVKLDNGKTWKRDITLEKREYNIQRIDGLEQKMVTPPAEVTARIKRDNVNVGKARSGNSDLDALFTRFEWPAKGRISGVYGSQRILNGVPKWPHYGVDIANKTGTPVYAPVDGVVTMADDLYYSGNTLILDHGMRVFSTFLHMDSFTVEVGDTVKQGEQIGTIGSTGRSTGPHLDWRINLGKTRLDPQTIISGSPEQ